One part of the Lotus japonicus ecotype B-129 chromosome 2, LjGifu_v1.2 genome encodes these proteins:
- the LOC130739424 gene encoding 7-deoxyloganetin glucosyltransferase-like: MSYFTDRKPHAVLTPYPLQGHINPLFKLAKLLHLKGFHITFVHTEYNHKRLLKSRGPNALDGLPGFRFETIPDGLPPMEGGGGGGDVSQDVISLCESITKNFLPHFNDLLARLNNSANAGLIPPVSCLVFDCSMTFTMQAAEELALPIVLLCSASASTFLSGFYFRTLFEKGLIPLKDESYLTNGYLDTKVDWIPCMQNFPLKDLPSFIRTTDANDFMVEFIIEVAASVHRASAIVFNTSNELESDVMDVLTSKFPSLYAIGPFPSFLNQIPHNQLAPLDSNLWKEDTKCLQWLESKEPMSVVYVNFGSIVVMTPEQLLEFAWGLANSKKSFLWIIRPDLVIGGSVILSSEFVNETSDRGLIASWCPQEEVLNHPSIGGFLTHCGWNSTIESICAGVPMLCWPFVADQPTNCRYICNEWDIGIEVDTNVKREEVENLIHELMVGDKGKKMRQRTMELKKKAEEDTRPGGCSYMNLDKLIKEVLLKNK, from the exons ATGAGTTATTTTACCGATAGAAAGCCACATGCTGTGTTGACTCCATATCCACTTCAAGGCCATATCAACCCTTTGTTCAAACTAGCAAAGCTGCTTCACCTCAAAGGCTTTCACATAACCTTTGTTCACACTGAATACAACCATAAGCGCTTGCTCAAATCAAGAGGTCCCAACGCCCTTGATGGCCTCCCTGGCTTTCGCTTTGAGACCATCCCAGATGGTCTTCCCCCCATGGaaggcggcggtggtggtggtgatgttaGTCAAGACGTAATATCTCTTTGTGAATCAATCACAAAGAACTTCCTCCCCCACTTTAATGACCTTCTTGCTAGACTTAACAACTCGGCCAATGCTGGTCTTATACCCCCAGTTAGTTGCCTAGTTTTTGATTGTTCCATGACCTTTACTATGCAAGCTGCTGAAGAACTTGCACTACCAATAGTTCTCCTTTGTTCAGCAAGTGCATCTACTTTCCTGTCCGGTTTCTACTTTCGTACATTGTTTGAGAAAGGTCTCATACCGCTCAAAG ATGAGAGTTATCTAACAAATGGATATTTGGACACTAAAGTAGATTGGATTCCATGTATGCAAAACTTTCCACTCAAGGATCTGCCTAGCTTTATAAGGACAACAGATGCAAATGATTTTATGGTAGAATTTATCATTGAAGTGGCAGCTAGTGTTCACAGAGCCTCTGCTATTGTTTTCAATACTTCTAATGAACTTGAGAGTGATGTCATGGATGTCCTCACCTCTAAGTTTCCTTCTCTTTATGCCATTGGCCCTTTCCCTTCATTTTTAAATCAAATTCCGCATAACCAATTGGCACCTTTAGATTCCAATCTTTGGAAAGAAGATACCAAGTGTCTCCAATGGCTTGAATCCAAGGAACCCATGTCCGTTGTTTATGTGAATTTTGGCAGCATTGTAGTTATGACTCCAGAGCAACTCTTGGAGTTTGCTTGGGGTTTGGCCAACAGCAAGAAATCCTTTTTGTGGATCATTAGGCCTGATCTTGTCATTGGTGGCTCCGTGATTCTGTCATCTGAGTTTGTCAATGAAACTTCAGATAGAGGCCTAATAGCAAGCTGGTGTCCACAAGAGGAGGTGCTGAACCACCCTTCAATTGGTGGATTCTTGACTCATTGTGGATGGAACTCAACCATTGAAAGCATCTGTGCAGGAGTGCCAATGTTGTGTTGGCCATTTGTTGCCGATCAGCCAACAAACTGTAGGTATATTTGCAATGAATGGGATATTGGGATTGAAGTTGATACAAATGTGAAGAGAGAGGAGGTGGAGAATCTGATCCATGAATTGATGGTGGGAgataaaggaaagaaaatgaggCAAAGAACCATGGAGTTAAAGAAGAAGGCAGAGGAAGACACTAGACCTGGTGGTTGTTCATACATGAACTTGGACAAATTGATTAAGGAAGTGTTACTTAAAAATAAATAG